Proteins encoded together in one Solanum lycopersicum chromosome 7, SLM_r2.1 window:
- the LOC138337570 gene encoding uncharacterized protein produces the protein MKLKLPNTKRKKHTIERVRFDPNIKKIVWQLGMVFESVKEFRLAVTKYAIQRGVQIKKCVNEPNRVRVRCCKVNCKWLLYASLDKKTNNFVIKTYIPVHSCQKATRNYLCNSRFIATVFKKKVIEQPNIRVFKLQELIRKKYNVHVGKTTTRRARAKILNELMGDHVKEFGRILDYKDELLRTNPGSTCVVKLGEANESGRPVFEAFYICFVALKMAFMSARKCIGLDGCFLKGVFRGQLLIAVAKDGNNQMLPLAWAVVENENTITWSWFISLLKEDLRLGDGTSFTIMSDMQKGLDIAIKELLPACEERRCARHILANWSKNWRGLQRKNQFWKCARSTFEAEFRENLQELPKLGTGGTGIVDDLIYYDKEYWCKVYFNCEVKSDAIDNNMCESFNAWILSARHKTIISMLEEIRIKVMNRLARLSEFPNSWISNFSPMAMKVLEQNIDKSMACNIEFNGVTGYEVLDGYKQHTVCLRKRECSCRSWMLKGIPCAHALAAMLHKQYDPHDFIHPCYSKERYLMTYSHFIQPMNNMPMWPESKNPLVDPPVIKQMPGRPRKLRRKEVGEKKACGKLSKTGLTMTCSLCHVKGHNKRSCHLRRSDGVGSTAGEQRATPTSNVEEPSSSKKGRGRPKKSTNIESEPVAKRGRGRPKNTSANASATGDSSTIITPPTTSRTTRARASASASRASPRTIAPPTTSRTPTHEECASVNGVGVLSGSRSGRGRGRGLGSAGRGSNHPLENWFTCSQGSTAHGVDQNTNVAPKETATTRKGKGVENTTQFKKPRVTGMGVFQAKNGSKTFNPGLPSSTILAGPKRVLRSSIVTGDVGFKPTSGLKWKGNQAITTRRLQQIRDQSRLSNPNASSSSQAQYPWKL, from the exons ATGAAGTTGAAACTGCCTaacacaaaaaggaaaaaacatacCATTGAGAGAGTCAGATTTGATCCCAATATTAAGAAGATTGTGTGGCAATTGGGTATGGTTTTTGAAAGTGTAAAAGAGTTTAGATTGGCAGTCACTAAGTATGCAATTCAGAGAGGGGTTCAAATTAAAAAGTGTGTGAATGAGCCAAATAGAGTAAGGGTGAGATGTTGCAAGGTAAATTGCAAATGGTTGTTATATGCAAGTTTGGACAAGAAGACTAATAACTTTGTTATTAAGACTTACATTCCAGTCCATTCATGTCAAAAGGCTACTAGGAATTATTTGTGCAACTCTAGATTCATTGCTActgtttttaaaaagaaagttaTTGAACAACCAAATATCAGAGTGTTCAAGCTGCAAGAGTTAATCCGTAAGAAGTATAATGTGCATGTTGGTAAGACCACAACTAGAAGAGCAAGAgctaaaattttgaatgaactTATGGGTGATCATGTTAAGGAATTTGGGAGAATTCTTGATTATAAGGATGAGTTGCTGAGGACTAATCCTGGGAGTACTTGTGTGGTGAAGCTAGGAGAAGCTAATGAATCTGGTAGGCCAGTATTTGAGGCATTTTACATTTGTTTTGTTGCACTCAAGATGGCATTTATGTCAGCTAGAAAATGCATTGGTCTGGATGGTTGTTTCTTGAAGGGGGTTTTCAGGGGTCAATTACTTATTGCAGTGGCTAAAGATGGCAATAATCAAATGCTTCCACTTGCTTGGGCTGTAGTTGAAAATGAGAACACAATCACTTGGAGTTGGTTTATTTCTCTGTTGAAAGAAGACTTGAGATTAGGAGATGGAACAAGTTTCACAATTATGTCAGACATGCAAAAG GGACTGGATATAGCTATAAAGGAGTTGTTGCCAGCTTGTGAGGAAAGAAGGTGTGCTAGGCATATACTAGCAAATTGGTCAAAGAATTGGAGAGGGCTGCAAAGGAAGAATCAGTTCTGGAAGTGTGCTAGAAGTACTTTTGAAGCTGAATTCAGAGAAAATCTGCAGGAGTTGCCTAAATTAGGTACTGGAGGTACAGGTATAGTGGATGACCTAATTTACTATGATAAAGAATATTGGTGTAAGGTGTATTTTAATTGTGAAGTCAAGTCTGATGCTATAGATAATAATATGTGTGAAAGCTTTAATGCTTGGATTTTGTCTGCAAGGCATAAAACCATTATTTCTATGCTTGAAGAGATAAGAATTAAGGTCATGAATAGGTTAGCTAGGTTAAGTGAATTTCCAAACTCTTGGATAAGCAATTTCTCTCCAATGGCAATGAAAGTACTAGAACAAAATATTGATAAGTCAATGGCATGTAACATTGAGTTTAATGGAGTAACTGGCTATGAGGTTTTGGATGGATACAAACAACACACTGTATGTTTGAGAAAGAGGGAGTGTAGTTGTAGATCTTGGATGTTGAAGGGTATACCATGTGCACATGCCTTAGCTGCAATGTTGCATAAACAATATGACCCACATGATTTCATTCATCCATGCTACTCTAAAGAGAGGTACTTGATGACTTACTCACACTTCATACAACCTATGAATAACATGCCAATGTGGCCAGAATCAAAAAATCCTCTTGTTGATCCACCAGTGATAAAACAAATGCCAGGCAGACCTAGAAAGTTGAGAAGGAAAGAGGTTGGTGAAAAGAAGGCGTGTGGTAAATTATCTAAAACAGGACTAACTATGACATGTAGTCTTTGCCATGTTAAAGGTCACAATAAAAGAAGTTGTCATTTACGAAGGAGTGATGGAGTTGGTTCTACTGCCGGGGAACAGAGAGCTACCCCTACTTCAAATGTTGAAGAACCATCAAGTTCAAAAAAAGGAAGGGGAAGACCAAAG AAATCAACAAATATTGAGAGTGAGCCTGTTGCCAAAAGGGGGAGAGGCAGACCTAAAAACACAAGTGCAAATGCAAGTGCAACGGGGGATTCATCTACAATTATTACACCTCCAACAACTTCAAGAACAACAAGAGCTAGAGCAAGTGCAAGTGCATCAAGGGCCTCTCCTAGAACCATTGCACCTCCTACAACTTCAAGAACACCAACACATGAAGAATGTGCAAGTGTAAATGGTGTTGGAGTATTATCAGGATCCAGGAGTGGTAGAGGAAGGGGTAGGGGATTGGGAAGTGCAGGAAGAGGTAGTAATCACCCACTTGAAAATTGGTTTACATGTTCTCAAGGTAGTACAGCACATGGTGTAGACCAGAACACAAATGTTGCACCAAAGGAAACTGCTACTACCAGGAAAGGAAAGGGTGTTGAAAACACAACTCAATTTAAAAAGCCAAGAGTCACTGGTATGGGTGTGTTTCAAGCTAAAAATGGTTCCAAAACTTTCAAT CCTGGACTGCCAAGTAGCACAATATTAGCCGGACCAAAGAGAGTTTTGAGATCAAGTATTGTAACTGGGGATGTTGGTTTCAAACCGACAAGCGGATTGAAGTGGAAAGGAAATCAGGCAATCACAACTAGAAGGCTCCAGCAGATTAGAGATCAATCAAGGCTTTCAAACCCAAATGCTTCCTCCTCTTCACAAGCTCAATACCCATGGAAACTATAA